CTGATCAGCGGTAAGATAAGGGCACTGGACGCTGTAGCAGGCATCCCTGAGGACAGCGTCAGTAAGCTTTACTGTACTGTGGCTCACCTGTCCCGGGCAAAGACCTCTGGAACACCTGCTGAGAACAGAGGACCTTGCAGCTTCCATGAAGGAAAGAGAGCTATGGCATGCTATCATTCAGCGCATTGCACCACCATAATAAGCAAGTGAGCAACTGGGTCAGACTGCCTTGATAAGATTTTTCAAAGCAGCCGTTCATATTTTTGTCACACACTCATTTTTGTTGCATTGTTGTGGCAGTAACTCAGAACTATACATCACTGTTTATAAAGATCAGTAAAGTCAGGACTCACCATCTTGGGGTAGGGCTGTCGACCGTAGGAGAACGTCTCCCAGAGGAGAACACCATAGCTCCATACATCTGACCGCGTGGAGAATTTCTGCAGGACAATCACACATGACCACAAAAGCAATTCAACGACAAATGACAAAATTCCACTGATGGCTGCTCGACATGATAGTTACTGTGTCATAGCGACATAAGCTTGGCAGGCTAAAAAAAACAGACTCCCAACCTCATAGTTCACATACAATTCACATGAGTTACACATGAGTTACACATACTGTTAAGTCTGTAAAGTGGGcgtcagtaaccgaaagtttgAATCCCTTAGCCGACAAGGGGACAAATCTGTcgatatgcccttgagcaaggcacttagcccTAATTTCTCCCACACTCCgaaggtgtctcagggggagttgggatatgcaaaaaaaactTTTCCAAtgtattaatacacacttgtGAAATAGGACAGATAAGCACCCACCTAAATCATATTTTATTATAcacatgtctgtactgtaagcaTGATAAACGCTAGATGTTAGAGGTAAACATGATCCTACCTCTTTCTTCAGGGCCTCAGGGGCTGTCCATTTGACTGGTAGTTTAGCGTTGTCCGAGGCCTTGCAGTCCACCTTGGTCAACCCAAAGTCACTGACTTTGGCCACGCCTTCGTTGGAGACCAGGATGTTACGGGCCGCTAGGTCTCTGTGAACCAACCTCTTAGACTCCAGGTACTCCATGCCCTCGCACACAtctctgaacacacacatacacacactcttacTGAAATACACAGAAATGCACAGCTTCTAATAAAGACTCTCTTAAAAACGAGGCTTTCAATAAAGTTGGTCATGTGGCAGTGTTTTAATGTATAACATATAAAGTTATATTTAAATGATATACTCCGAGTCAATATTCATGTCATAAGAAGCAATTCCCTACAACCACGCCCACAAATTAGGTGAAACACATTCTTTCCCATTGACCGCCATTGTAAAAGAGCCAACTTCGCCGTCAATGTTTAGTTACAGTgctttcgggaaagtattcagaccttgactttttccacattttgttacgttaacagccttattctaaaatgtattaaattgttgtttttcctcatcaatatacacacacacaataccacataatgacaaagcaaaactcttttttatgtttgcaaatgtattacaaatataaaactgaaataacacatttacataagtattcatgtaaatatgacatttacataagtaaggtatttcattttttttttatacatttgcaagaatttctaaaaacctgttttcactgtcattatggggtattgtgcgtagattgttgagaaaataaaatatttaatccattttagaataaggctgtaacataacaaaatgtggaaaaagtcaaggggtcagaatgctttcagaatgcactgtatacagaagTAACAAAACATGTtgaaaagctgctgtgttgttcaatgtacatgtaaccAGGTCAAAAATCCAATCCTACGGTTGCCTCGGGAGCAGGTAATACTGAAAAGTAATCTTTAGACATGCTGCACTTTTCTtaaatgtaattttgtaattgactaaaacaagcagatAACAAGAGAATTGTGTTTGAAAAATGTCCGGTTTTTGCTGTGGGCCAATGGGGTAACCTAGGTTCATTTCCCCACAAGCGGGTGGGGCCACGAAGTTCTATCAAATACCGCCTGGGACTGTGGTGGGGCCTCACAGTGCAAAACGTAGTAGCTGGCCAGTGCTAATGACAAAACGGCCCCTCGTCCGGAGGAAGTTCACCAGATTACCCTGCAACACACAAATAATACAGTTGGATAACAGTTGTGTAATCTAAATTAGATTTGAGTAGAGAGTCctaattgtttgtttgttacaGATAATTGTTTTGCATCAACAAGCTGTTAGGGCTTGTCTCCTGGACTGAGATTAAGTCTACTCCTAGTCTGTTAGTTAGTCTTTATTGACTGTGATGACAGATTGACGGTACTGAAGTCACGGCAGCAGAACCTTGGCCATGAGCTCTGTGACGATGTGCAGTCCATTGTCTACGATCACCCCCAACAACCGCACCAGGTTCTTATGCTGCAGTTTCCTAGTGGAAAGTTCATAATCAGATCAAAAACAGatcaaaacaataaaataaaatgaaaaaaataaaggaaCAAAGGGATGAAGGAACAAAGGTCAGAGTCGTTACTCCATTTAATGAAGTTAATTAAGAAACTGTGTCGCCACTCTCGACTCACGTCATAACAGTGGTCTCCTCTAAGAATGCCTGTGCCGTCACATCACATTTAATGTTCTTTACTGCCACCTTCTGGCCAATGTAGTCTCCTTCAAATACCGCTAGGGGACAACAAAACAAGACCAAATTAAATCTGTAACAGAATCAGGATTCAATTCAAGGTTACAATGGTTTACCGGCTTATTTTAAAAAAAACTCCACCGAAACAATTGAGGAAATTGCAGCCTCACCTCCAAACTCCCCCTCTCCGATACTCTCTCCCAAGGTCAGCTTCCTGATGTCCAGCAGCCATCCCGCTGTGACACACACAGATACCAATCTAAAACGgtatctttttttctctctcacttctAAAGAAACAGGTAGCTTCTATATTTATCACTCTCACTTCTAAAGAAAGTCACAttaacaccccaccaccacatccTCCCACATACAGAATACCCTTATACCCCTCATCCAGGAAGGCACTGATCTCCGAGCCTTAAGGAGGCCAACTCTGACACATCATGAGAGTGTAAAGACTAAGCCCTTACTTTTAGACAGCTCCAACTCAGCTGACTTGGTGCCTTCCTTATCTTTGGGCTTCAGAAGTTTGGTGGCGATAGCTCCCTTGTGCTTGGAGTGGAACTGCAAATATagccattattattatttttattaacctttatttatacagcatgggtcaccattgagaccagggtctcatttaCAAGGGGGGCCCTGTGAACATGACTATACACAATAAAATGTAACACAACATAATCTAAAATAACAATACCAATACAACAACAATAATTAAATCAAACAGAACTCACATATCACCTCCCTTAAAACTTGATCTAAACGTTCCAATGGAGACCAGCGAGTCTAGCTTCAAGGTGgcctgaaggctattccatgagctGGGGGCATAAAAACTAAAAAGCATTTTTCCCCCAACTAAGTGGAGACCCGCAGGACCTCCAGAAGCATCCAGTCCAGAGAGCGGGTCAGCTTACGGTATATTAAGAACAGAGAATGAACTATGCGGTCGTTGACACTTAAAAGGGTCAGTATGAGGCTTTGATGGTTTAGTTGGTTGCTAGAACTCACAACACCAGAGCTGATTCCTGTATGGGCAACATAATGATTGTATGTACAGTGTTTACTGTTAGTTATTCATTCTAAAACTATAACAATTAAGTACTGTCAAAAAGAAAACAGAATGATCGTAAGGTGAACTgtacac
The Salmo salar chromosome ssa16, Ssal_v3.1, whole genome shotgun sequence DNA segment above includes these coding regions:
- the LOC106573821 gene encoding megakaryocyte-associated tyrosine-protein kinase isoform X4 encodes the protein MNLHPPRHIPILRMATKCLVFGTQCVAKSDHSQPKTGELAYRKGDILTIMRTGTGKEHYKARHNTTGEEGLISATNMREREAIRVDPSLSLMPWFHGKISGPEAVSKLRPVEDGLFLVRESIRHPGDYVLCVGYSSQVIHYRVMYQHSKLTIDNTQYFYNLIDMIEFHSKHKGAIATKLLKPKDKEGTKSAELELSKTGWLLDIRKLTLGESIGEGEFGAVFEGDYIGQKVAVKNIKCDVTAQAFLEETTVMTKLQHKNLVRLLGVIVDNGLHIVTELMAKGNLVNFLRTRGRFVISTGQLLRFALDVCEGMEYLESKRLVHRDLAARNILVSNEGVAKVSDFGLTKVDCKASDNAKLPVKWTAPEALKKEKFSTRSDVWSYGVLLWETFSYGRQPYPKMVFQRSLPGTGEPQYSKAY
- the LOC106573821 gene encoding megakaryocyte-associated tyrosine-protein kinase isoform X5, with translation MNLHPPRHIPILRMATKCLVFGTQCVAKSDHSQPKTGELAYRKGDILTIMRTGTGKEHYKARHNTTGEEGLISATNMREREAIRVDPSLSLMPWFHGKISGPEAVSKLRPVEDGLFLVRESIRHPGDYVLCVGYSSQVIHYRVMYQHSKLTIDNTQYFYNLIDMIEFHSKHKGAIATKLLKPKDKEGTKSAELELSKTGWLLDIRKLTLGESIGEGEFGAVFEGDYIGQKVAVKNIKCDVTAQAFLEETTVMTKLQHKNLVRLLGVIVDNGLHIVTELMAKGNLVNFLRTRGRFVISTGQLLRFALDVCEGMEYLESKRLVHRDLAARNILVSNEGVAKVSDFGLTKVDCKASDNAKLPVKWTAPEALKKEKFSTRSDVWSYGVLLWETFSYGRQPYPKMVFQRSLPGTGM
- the LOC106573821 gene encoding megakaryocyte-associated tyrosine-protein kinase isoform X3; this translates as MNLHPPRHIPILRMATKCLVFGTQCVAKSDHSQPKTGELAYRKGDILTIMRTGTGKEHYKARHNTTGEEGLISATNMREREAIRVDPSLSLMPWFHGKISGPEAVSKLRPVEDGLFLVRESIRHPGDYVLCVGYSSQVIHYRVMYQHSKLTIDNTQYFYNLIDMIEFHSKHKGAIATKLLKPKDKEGTKSAELELSKTGWLLDIRKLTLGESIGEGEFGAVFEGDYIGQKVAVKNIKCDVTAQAFLEETTVMTKLQHKNLVRLLGVIVDNGLHIVTELMAKGNLVNFLRTRGRFVISTGQLLRFALDVCEGMEYLESKRLVHRDLAARNILVSNEGVAKVSDFGLTKVDCKASDNAKLPVKWTAPEALKKEKFSTRSDVWSYGVLLWETFSYGRQPYPKMSVKEVKERVEQGYRMEAPEECPPTVYALMRGCWEAEPKKRPSFHKLQEKIERELTKHSPGPAC